One stretch of Anolis carolinensis isolate JA03-04 chromosome 3, rAnoCar3.1.pri, whole genome shotgun sequence DNA includes these proteins:
- the LOC134297449 gene encoding nanos homolog 2-like, whose translation MGGSNVKGLEPLPLYIKQRLRLQYVAFSVCPHQGRIGTMLSRSAMHVPHYAPSMFREFDRWKGYLSLAKVVTEIIAERKKVPFPSQSWDTMEYDMQLVLNEDNFETASQWVNGSSSSSKSSKGSANGQASQNKEICNFCKHNGESKQVYSSHRLKGMDGTVECPILRKYTCPLCGATGEKAHTLKYCPLSQGKRSLYRKCGCNSAGRKVRR comes from the coding sequence atgggagggtccaatgtgaaaggtttggaacccctccccttatatataaaacaaagactccgcctccaatatgtggcattcagtgtgtgtccacaccagggtagaattggcaccatgctctccagatcagccatgcacgtgccacattatgccccttccatgttcagggagtttgacagatggaagggctatctgagccttgcgaaagtggttacggagatcatcgcggaacgcaagaaggtcccatttccatctcagagttgggacacaatggagtacgacatgcagctagtcctcaacgaggacaactttgaaacagcatcacaatgggttaatggaagcagttccagcagcaagagctccaaaggtagtgccaatggccaggcttcccaaaacaaggagatttgcaatttctgcaaacacaacggggaatccaagcaggtctattcgtcccaccggctgaaggggatggacggcaccgtggagtgccccatcttgcgcaaatacacctgtccgctctgcggtgccacgggcgaaaaggcccatactttaaaatactgcccactgagccaagggaagaggtcgctgtatcgcaagtgcggatgtaactcggctggacgcaaggtgaggagataa